GCAAGTATAAGAATATTAAAAAATAAAATAGAAGAAAAATTTAAGTTAAAAGTTACAGTATGTAATGAACCTATATATGCTGTAATAAATGGAATTGCAAATATATTCCAAGATTTTGTAAAATACAAAAATATGTTAATTCCAACTACTAATGAATATTAAGGGGAACTATGAAATCAGATTTAGAAGCTATCTTATTTATCTCTAAAGAAAGTATAAGTCTTTCAGAATTATCATCTTTTTTTAAGGTAAATGAAGATGATATGAAAAAAGTTATAGAAGAATTAGTTAATGAGTATAAAGAAAAAGGTATAAATGTATGTTTTGAAAATGAAGAAGTATTTTTAAGGACTAATGCTTTAAAAGGAGAACTTATTAAAAATTTTTTCACTCCAGAACTTAAATTAAGAAAATTATCTAAATCTTCTTTTGAAGTTTTAGCTATAATTGCGTATAAAGGGCCTATAACTAAATCTGAAATAGAAGAGATTAGAAGTTCTGGTGCAGATCATATTATACCCATATTACTTGATAAGAAGTTAATATATGTTAGTGGTAGAAAAAAAGCTTTAGGTAACCCTAATCTATATGAAGTAACTGATGATTTTTATGCTTATCTAGGTATAGGGAATAAAGAGGAGTTACTAGAATTTGATAAAAGCAACTGGTTGATGAATGGAAAGGAAGAAAATGAGAATAAATAAGTATATAGCTGAATCTGGATTTTGTTCTAGGAGAAAAGCTGATGAATTAATTATTGATGGTAGAGTTACTATTAATAAAAACATCGCTATAATAGGTAGTGAGGTAGAAGACGGAGATATAGTTAGAGTAGACGGAGAAAAGGTTACAGTTAAAAGAGAATATGAATACTATATCTTAAACAAACCTAAAAGAGTATTATGTTCTAATGAAGATAAACAAGGAAGAGTGCTTGCTGTAAATTTAATTAAATCTAAAAAAAGATTATTTACTTATGGTAGGTTAGACTATATGACAGAGGGGTTAATAATAGTTAGCAATGACGGAGATATATATAATAATGTTATGCACCCTAAGAAAAAACTATACAAAAGTTATGTGGCAAAGATAGATAGTGATATAACTGATGATCATATAGAAGCTTTAAAACATGGAGTAGTTATTGAGGGACAAAGAACTCTTCCAGCAAAAGTTAAAGCAATAACAAAAAGAGAAATAAGGGTTGCTATACATGAGGGAAGAAATAGACAAATTAGAAAAATGTTTGAAGTTTTAGGTTATACAGTTAGAAGTTTAACAAGAGTAAAAGTTGGAGAACTTTCACTTAAAGGATTAGAAACTGGGAAATATAGAAAAATGACAGAAGATGAAATTAAATATCTTAAAAGTCTATAATAAAATAATTTAAGGTGATAGAAATTTAAATACTTTCACCTTTTTTATTGACTTTCATATCTATTTAGAGTATAATCTAATTAGATAAATATAGAAATAGAGGTGATATTATGTTTAAAGAAACATTTAAAGCTCTTTCAGATCCAATTAGAAGAGAAATTTTATTACTTTTAAAAAAAGGTAGAATGAATGCTGGAGAAATATCTAGTTCATTTGATATATCTGCCCCAACCGTTTCATATCATTTAAATTTATTAAAAAAAGCAGATTTAATACGTGAAACAAAATTCAAAAACTATATTTATTATGAATTAAACATATCAGTTTTTGAAGAATTAATTTTATGGTTTAATAACTTTAGAGGAGATGATGTGCATGTTAAATAATAAAAAAATATTAATTTCAATTTTATTATGTTTATTACCTGTAGCTTATGTTTTATTGATATATGATAAGTTACCTGAAATGATACCAACACATTGGAATTTTAGTGGAGAAATTGATGGTTATACTTCTAAAAAAGTATTTGTATTTGGTATGCCTATATTTTTTGCAGTTATGAATATCTTTACAATATTTATGGCTAAGGCAGACCCTAAAAAAATGGGAAATAATAGTTTTTTATTTAAAAATATCTTATGGATATCACCTATATTTATTAATCTTATTATGATATTTACTGTATTAATAGCCTTGGGATATAACATAGATGTTCCAAAAATCGTAAAGATTTTTGTAGGGATAGTTCTAATAATAGTTGGAAATTACTTACCTAAATGTAAGCAAAACTATACTATAGGAATTAAAACACCTTGGACTTTAAATGATGAAGAAAATTGGAATAAAACTCATAGATTTGGAGGTAAAATATTTGTGATTTCAGGAATAGTAACTATTTTATCTATATTTATACCTTATTTATACATTGTTAGTTTATTTCTTTTTTTCCTAATTCTAATTTATTCATATTTGTTACATAAAAATAAAATGAAATAAGCTCTCTATTGAGGGCTTGTTTTATTTTCCACTTATTATTATATATTTTTTATACTTTCATAATGTAGGATACAAGTAAAAAAAATTTAGTTAAAAAACTCAATATATTTTTTTTGCTTTTTTCTTGTTATTCATAAAATTATGTAATATAATAGATATTATAATGTTTTTGAAGTAAATATATTTAATTTCACTTCAAAAAATTTGAATAAATATATAAATTGAAAGGAGATTATTATGATAGGAATTATTATAGCAAGCCATGGTAATTTAGCAAGTGGTATTCTTGAAACAAGTAAAATGATACTTGGAGATGTTG
The window above is part of the Streptobacillus ratti genome. Proteins encoded here:
- the scpB gene encoding SMC-Scp complex subunit ScpB, coding for MKSDLEAILFISKESISLSELSSFFKVNEDDMKKVIEELVNEYKEKGINVCFENEEVFLRTNALKGELIKNFFTPELKLRKLSKSSFEVLAIIAYKGPITKSEIEEIRSSGADHIIPILLDKKLIYVSGRKKALGNPNLYEVTDDFYAYLGIGNKEELLEFDKSNWLMNGKEENENK
- a CDS encoding pseudouridine synthase; protein product: MERKKMRINKYIAESGFCSRRKADELIIDGRVTINKNIAIIGSEVEDGDIVRVDGEKVTVKREYEYYILNKPKRVLCSNEDKQGRVLAVNLIKSKKRLFTYGRLDYMTEGLIIVSNDGDIYNNVMHPKKKLYKSYVAKIDSDITDDHIEALKHGVVIEGQRTLPAKVKAITKREIRVAIHEGRNRQIRKMFEVLGYTVRSLTRVKVGELSLKGLETGKYRKMTEDEIKYLKSL
- a CDS encoding autorepressor SdpR family transcription factor, with product MFKETFKALSDPIRREILLLLKKGRMNAGEISSSFDISAPTVSYHLNLLKKADLIRETKFKNYIYYELNISVFEELILWFNNFRGDDVHVK
- a CDS encoding SdpI family protein, coding for MLNNKKILISILLCLLPVAYVLLIYDKLPEMIPTHWNFSGEIDGYTSKKVFVFGMPIFFAVMNIFTIFMAKADPKKMGNNSFLFKNILWISPIFINLIMIFTVLIALGYNIDVPKIVKIFVGIVLIIVGNYLPKCKQNYTIGIKTPWTLNDEENWNKTHRFGGKIFVISGIVTILSIFIPYLYIVSLFLFFLILIYSYLLHKNKMK